The following coding sequences lie in one Heyndrickxia oleronia genomic window:
- a CDS encoding PD-(D/E)XK nuclease family protein, with amino-acid sequence MKSLIQTLKEICTSYPLSEKVLIVDHYRTGEQILNEFINTGHCVINIKIHTIQDIAIKFLSQKFIQIKFITPTIGSILMTSIIKTLKDKQKLHYFHLLETTPSLSMTMYKTIQEIRLSGYSSTHFPRDIFKMKDKASDLQKILYEYERILEKNSYWDETKAFLKVIEQVNIVEMDKCIFLFQPNLSFIGIEEQFVSMLLSKHSYILPIAPVYEITPPARFAFILEAHGKAQPSDFSYLLSNNHHLGNIDFELFASHTEEEEINEMLRRMMQKEIPFDTCACFYSQQEPYQMMMYQLSEKMKIPVTFGEGLPITVTNPGKMILEILQWFKQDFSAPSFLNLLQEGVFDFDAESPSILSITRMIRNSEIGTGKERYLQKLQVKIHELKEELNRDSEEHHFSIEKKIAEYTWLYQWFETLFQFIPSHYGGGKWKGYLDLLDFILEFAKIQSVYDKLSKDALVEQIQLLRSFATEPNSQKEMLSILEEYLLTIRIGASGPKSGSLHFTSFQQALFINRKNLYYIGFDNQRFPGKVKENPLLLDDERKALCANLPLHREKAKENIFHLLQALACSTGRLTISYPVFNQQENRLNTPSHFFLTCYRILINNSEANNEQLIGNLLIKSHFETDKINQKEWWQSLINYGNHSHISLEKLEGLKYFVKGYRAIEKRSTINFTEYEGKVNAGGYVLDPRKNRNIRLSSSRLEKLATCPYKYFLEDILQIAPAEPVNQNKWLDGKTRGILLHEIFEQFYKTILVTGDKPSYEKHIDMLITIAKEKIDYFKERIFPDCSISFEEEMNEIIESCHIFLKSEEEHTWGNVPAYFEYVFGLDGNPPAKIHLNNSESFFLSGKIDRVDKQEDMNYVIIDYKTGSAREYSLNKFFNGGRHLQHFLYAKALENQFNLYEGQVINSTYLFPTTKGLGERRVRLQDSTASENGLEITERLLDLLKAGYFPMTDDIKKDCRYCTFQHVCKRNSYSEEQYEEKMRHVKAINRWMGVRAYE; translated from the coding sequence ATGAAATCTTTAATCCAAACTTTGAAGGAAATTTGTACAAGCTATCCACTTTCAGAAAAGGTTCTGATCGTCGATCATTATCGTACTGGTGAACAAATATTAAATGAGTTTATAAATACAGGTCATTGTGTAATAAATATTAAGATTCACACCATTCAAGATATAGCTATTAAGTTTCTTTCTCAAAAGTTTATCCAAATTAAATTCATCACTCCTACCATCGGTTCTATTCTAATGACTTCCATAATAAAAACATTAAAGGATAAACAAAAACTCCATTACTTCCATCTTCTCGAAACAACACCAAGCTTATCAATGACTATGTATAAAACGATACAAGAGATTAGGCTTTCAGGATACTCCAGTACTCATTTTCCAAGGGATATATTTAAGATGAAAGATAAAGCGAGTGATCTACAAAAAATCCTTTATGAATATGAGAGGATTTTAGAAAAAAATTCGTATTGGGATGAGACGAAAGCTTTTCTAAAAGTAATTGAACAAGTCAATATTGTAGAAATGGATAAATGTATTTTTTTATTTCAACCAAATCTTTCTTTTATAGGAATAGAAGAGCAATTTGTCAGTATGCTTTTATCAAAGCATTCATATATTTTGCCAATTGCCCCAGTGTATGAAATCACTCCTCCTGCAAGATTTGCATTTATTCTAGAGGCACATGGGAAGGCTCAACCGTCCGATTTTAGTTATTTACTAAGTAATAATCATCATTTAGGGAATATAGATTTTGAGCTTTTTGCAAGTCATACAGAGGAAGAAGAAATAAATGAAATGTTAAGGAGAATGATGCAAAAGGAAATACCTTTTGATACATGTGCGTGTTTTTATAGTCAACAAGAGCCATATCAAATGATGATGTATCAACTATCTGAAAAAATGAAAATTCCAGTTACGTTTGGAGAAGGTCTCCCGATCACTGTTACGAATCCAGGGAAAATGATATTGGAAATCCTTCAGTGGTTTAAACAGGACTTTAGTGCTCCATCCTTTTTGAACTTGCTTCAAGAAGGTGTATTTGATTTTGATGCGGAGTCTCCAAGTATTTTATCTATCACCAGAATGATTAGAAATTCTGAGATTGGTACTGGAAAAGAGCGATATCTGCAGAAACTTCAAGTTAAAATCCATGAATTGAAAGAAGAATTGAATCGGGATAGTGAAGAACATCATTTCTCTATAGAAAAAAAGATAGCAGAATATACATGGCTATATCAATGGTTTGAAACACTTTTTCAATTTATTCCATCTCATTATGGTGGGGGTAAATGGAAGGGATATCTCGATCTACTCGATTTTATACTAGAATTCGCTAAAATACAGTCCGTTTACGATAAACTTTCGAAAGATGCTTTAGTAGAACAGATACAGTTATTGCGTTCATTTGCAACTGAACCAAATTCTCAGAAAGAAATGCTTTCTATCCTAGAGGAGTATTTATTGACGATCCGCATTGGTGCATCTGGGCCGAAATCGGGTTCCTTACATTTTACTTCGTTTCAACAAGCACTTTTTATAAATCGCAAGAATCTGTATTATATTGGGTTCGATAATCAACGCTTTCCGGGGAAGGTTAAGGAAAATCCACTATTATTAGATGATGAGAGAAAAGCCTTGTGCGCGAATCTTCCATTGCATAGGGAGAAGGCTAAAGAAAATATTTTTCATTTATTACAAGCACTTGCTTGTAGTACTGGTCGGTTAACAATTAGTTATCCTGTTTTCAACCAACAGGAAAATCGTTTGAACACACCATCACATTTCTTTTTAACCTGTTATCGGATTCTCATAAATAATAGTGAAGCAAATAATGAACAATTGATAGGCAATTTGCTCATCAAGAGTCATTTCGAAACGGATAAAATTAATCAAAAAGAATGGTGGCAATCTCTCATTAATTATGGAAACCACAGCCATATCTCTTTGGAGAAATTAGAAGGCTTGAAGTATTTTGTAAAAGGATATCGAGCAATCGAAAAAAGATCGACCATTAATTTTACAGAATATGAAGGGAAAGTAAATGCGGGTGGTTATGTTTTAGACCCAAGAAAAAATAGAAATATACGATTATCCAGTAGTCGATTAGAAAAGCTAGCAACTTGTCCATATAAATATTTTCTAGAGGATATTTTACAGATAGCCCCTGCCGAGCCTGTCAATCAAAATAAATGGCTTGATGGAAAGACACGTGGCATATTACTCCATGAGATATTTGAGCAGTTTTATAAAACAATTCTTGTAACTGGAGATAAACCATCTTATGAAAAACACATCGATATGCTGATTACAATTGCTAAAGAGAAAATAGACTATTTTAAAGAACGTATATTTCCGGATTGTTCAATTAGTTTCGAAGAAGAGATGAATGAAATTATTGAATCCTGTCATATCTTTTTGAAAAGTGAAGAGGAACATACATGGGGAAATGTACCTGCATATTTTGAATATGTATTTGGATTAGATGGAAACCCTCCTGCAAAAATTCACCTTAATAATAGTGAGTCTTTTTTTCTATCTGGAAAAATTGACCGTGTAGATAAACAAGAGGATATGAATTACGTGATAATTGACTACAAAACGGGAAGTGCAAGAGAGTATTCTTTAAATAAATTTTTCAATGGTGGACGACATTTACAGCATTTTCTTTATGCCAAAGCATTGGAGAATCAGTTCAATTTATACGAGGGGCAAGTGATTAATAGTACGTATCTTTTTCCAACAACTAAAGGACTAGGAGAGAGGAGAGTCCGATTACAGGATTCAACAGCTAGTGAAAATGGTTTAGAGATCACGGAGAGGTTACTCGACCTTTTAAAAGCTGGATACTTTCCGATGACAGATGATATAAAAAAAGATTGTAGGTATTGCACGTTTCAACATGTATGTAAACGGAACTCATATTCAGAGGAGCAGTATGAGGAAAAAATGAGGCATGTAAAAGCTATTAATAGATGGATGGGGGTGAGAGCGTATGAGTAA
- the pabB gene encoding aminodeoxychorismate synthase component I, which translates to MNRKDIMHENSTLYFEFADRNGKKHPKFFCKPKKVIQTYRIDEVRGCMEQIQKEVSCGYYAAGYVSYEAAPAFEPSFKVHENPKMPLLWFGIFDEPIIIPAPNKKADYSVSDWIPSIEGEAYQKGISEIKTAIENGHTYQVNYTTRLHANFTGDDFSFFQKLSSSQDSDYCAYLNLGDYRILSASPELFFRWDGNKIITKPMKGTVRRGRTTKEDNENAAWLFQSEKNRAENVMIVDLLRNDLGNIAVPGTVQVDELFTIEQYPTVLQMTSTISAMTEAGIELVDIFSALFPCGSITGAPKISTMRIISEIEDSPREVYCGAIGFISPIGETIFNVPIRTVVINNQTNQAVYGVGGGVTWDSTTKDEYAEIQTKASILSKEQPTFKLLESIKLENGNYFLLDRHIKRLQNSAAYFHYSLHINELTEALQQFAKRNPYQLLKVRVLVAKDGSFEITSEPITSLNKPLQVKLGESPVDKNDLFLYHKTTNRRVYQFHKESQPKVFDVLLWNQYGELTEFTNGNIVLEIKGEYYTPPVQVGLLPGTFREELIEMGKLKERILTVKDIKEATNIYFINSVREWQKIRFV; encoded by the coding sequence ATGAATAGAAAAGACATCATGCATGAAAATTCAACACTCTATTTTGAATTTGCTGATCGAAATGGAAAGAAACACCCAAAATTCTTTTGTAAACCTAAAAAAGTGATTCAAACATATCGTATAGATGAAGTTAGAGGTTGTATGGAACAAATTCAAAAAGAAGTATCCTGTGGGTATTATGCAGCTGGATATGTGTCCTATGAGGCTGCACCCGCGTTTGAGCCATCTTTCAAGGTACATGAAAATCCAAAGATGCCATTACTCTGGTTTGGAATTTTTGATGAACCTATAATAATTCCAGCTCCAAATAAGAAAGCCGATTACTCTGTTTCAGATTGGATTCCATCTATTGAAGGGGAAGCGTATCAGAAAGGAATATCCGAAATAAAAACAGCGATAGAAAATGGGCATACATATCAAGTAAATTACACAACAAGGCTGCATGCTAATTTTACTGGTGACGATTTTTCATTCTTTCAAAAACTATCTTCATCTCAAGATTCAGATTACTGTGCATATCTGAATTTGGGAGATTACCGTATTTTATCAGCCTCTCCGGAATTATTCTTCCGTTGGGATGGTAATAAAATTATTACCAAACCAATGAAAGGTACAGTGAGGAGAGGAAGAACAACTAAGGAAGATAATGAAAATGCTGCTTGGCTATTTCAATCCGAAAAAAATCGTGCGGAAAATGTCATGATTGTGGATTTGTTAAGAAATGATCTAGGCAATATTGCCGTGCCAGGAACGGTACAAGTAGATGAATTATTTACAATTGAGCAGTATCCAACTGTTCTTCAAATGACATCTACTATTTCTGCTATGACAGAAGCAGGAATTGAATTAGTAGACATCTTTTCTGCCCTGTTTCCTTGTGGTTCAATTACGGGTGCTCCTAAAATTAGTACGATGAGGATCATTTCTGAAATAGAGGATTCTCCTCGTGAGGTATATTGCGGTGCCATTGGATTTATAAGTCCAATAGGGGAAACCATATTTAATGTGCCTATTAGAACCGTTGTTATCAATAATCAAACCAATCAAGCAGTATATGGTGTTGGTGGCGGTGTTACATGGGATTCAACGACAAAGGATGAGTATGCAGAAATTCAGACGAAGGCAAGTATTTTATCGAAAGAACAACCAACCTTCAAATTACTTGAAAGTATCAAGTTGGAGAATGGTAATTATTTTTTACTGGACCGCCATATTAAGCGATTACAAAATTCAGCTGCTTATTTTCATTACTCATTACACATAAATGAATTAACAGAAGCATTACAGCAATTTGCAAAAAGAAATCCTTATCAATTACTAAAAGTTAGAGTACTCGTTGCAAAAGATGGCTCATTTGAAATAACTAGTGAACCGATCACATCATTGAATAAACCATTACAAGTAAAATTAGGGGAAAGCCCAGTTGATAAAAATGATCTCTTTTTATATCACAAAACGACGAACCGTCGAGTATATCAATTTCATAAGGAAAGCCAACCTAAAGTTTTTGATGTACTATTGTGGAATCAATATGGAGAATTAACTGAGTTTACCAATGGAAATATCGTCCTTGAAATAAAAGGTGAGTACTATACACCACCAGTTCAAGTAGGATTATTACCTGGTACATTTCGTGAGGAATTGATAGAAATGGGAAAACTAAAAGAAAGAATTCTTACTGTCAAAGATATTAAAGAGGCAACAAATATTTACTTTATTAATAGTGTACGAGAATGGCAAAAGATAAGATTTGTTTAA
- a CDS encoding UvrD-helicase domain-containing protein — MSKQIIDEVARHKIEQHLTQNFLVEAGAGSGKTTSLVNRMVNMIKMGTCNISEIAAITFTKKAAEELTTRFQTKLENEWRVEEDLSKKQNLESALANFDQCFLGTVHSFCACILRERPIEAGLDLQFREIEEREDQHIAIQAWNNFFEKMMVKDSERYHFIKRLGIPVSDLRQCFLRLIAYPDVDWVYVEKESPNISRVYHSFLNLLKEANHAIPSEPIEGRYDKLQELILQAIRKNKYENHETDAMKIGLLETFNKQLTITQKLWSSKEDAKYYLDKIVDFVEMKIQPLLEKWYEYVHGHIMPLMIDILHEYEILKKQMSYVNFHDLLIKTALLLKENSEVRGYFQEKYRSILVDEFQDTDPIQAEIMFYITAENLYEQDWTRCRPKQGSLFVVGDPKQAIYRFRRADIDIYNKVKELIGNQGGEILELTMNFRTLDSVTNSLNSFFEEKLPIQATEYQAAFKPLHAYFNDNHSTFSGIYQSIIPKEYVNKEEMIQFDAFQIAETINKMIHQGHQPKEFMILTRYNENLEVYYQALLENNIPAHLSGEITLANMTEFQELFHLVEFVKDPTNTVQLLAVLRGPFFGVSDQELFEWKYSGGSFDIYWTPSEDNVVESTFDFLQAFERLQTYVNWKYQYSPATVVEKMIEDIGFYPLLLLKGYGKNECQHLNSIITTIRSASTFYEAAELLKELIFTKRLVLNMDVGANAVRIMNVHKSKGLEAEIVFLANPVKKIDVKERISLHIKRTNTTSYGYFIVQKSNGFQTKMIACPPEWSIHQTEEYKYLIEEETRIVYVAATRAEKALIISTSEKTNKKNPWNELVFAVQPNRIQVDDIMESEITEQEVQRKINVSNDYINELGMWINKHIQPTYATYSPTDEKDDIYQLDIDREKGGGMLWGTLIHEAFEKLIRGMKIENHIEDLLQKYGFSLQRKQEVYQSIQSFKHTKIWDQLQTAEIVLTEVPFNVRLSSEDPLYKKIRKSKDQQYPLLVKGVIDLAYQYKGNWYIVDYKTDRSKDREGIVRLTSYYEHQIALYRELWERIMHTSVHQTLLYFVFTDDICIV, encoded by the coding sequence ATGAGTAAACAAATAATTGATGAGGTAGCACGCCATAAAATCGAACAGCATCTTACTCAAAACTTTCTAGTTGAAGCGGGAGCAGGATCTGGTAAAACAACAAGTCTTGTTAACCGCATGGTTAATATGATAAAAATGGGGACATGCAACATATCGGAAATAGCGGCTATTACATTTACAAAAAAAGCAGCTGAAGAATTAACGACAAGATTTCAAACAAAACTTGAAAATGAATGGAGAGTAGAAGAGGATCTCTCAAAAAAACAAAATTTGGAGAGTGCATTAGCTAATTTTGACCAATGCTTTTTAGGGACTGTTCACTCTTTTTGTGCATGTATCCTCCGTGAGCGTCCAATTGAGGCAGGATTAGATCTGCAATTTCGTGAAATTGAGGAAAGAGAGGACCAACATATTGCAATACAAGCTTGGAACAACTTTTTTGAAAAGATGATGGTGAAAGATTCTGAAAGGTATCATTTTATAAAAAGGCTAGGTATTCCAGTTTCAGATTTACGTCAATGCTTCTTAAGGTTAATTGCTTATCCGGATGTAGATTGGGTTTATGTTGAGAAGGAATCCCCGAATATTTCAAGAGTTTACCATTCGTTTCTAAACCTTTTGAAAGAAGCTAACCATGCGATTCCATCTGAACCCATAGAAGGAAGATATGATAAACTTCAAGAGCTTATTTTGCAGGCGATTCGTAAAAATAAATACGAAAATCATGAAACAGATGCAATGAAGATTGGATTACTAGAAACATTTAATAAACAGCTTACGATTACACAAAAGTTATGGAGTTCAAAAGAGGATGCAAAGTACTATTTGGACAAAATTGTTGATTTCGTTGAAATGAAAATACAGCCATTATTGGAAAAATGGTATGAGTATGTTCACGGACATATCATGCCATTGATGATTGATATCTTGCATGAATATGAAATACTAAAAAAGCAAATGTCCTATGTAAATTTTCATGATTTGTTAATAAAGACCGCACTCTTATTGAAGGAGAATAGTGAGGTTCGCGGTTATTTTCAAGAAAAATATCGCAGTATTCTAGTCGATGAATTTCAAGATACCGATCCGATTCAAGCAGAAATCATGTTTTACATAACGGCAGAGAATCTGTATGAACAGGATTGGACAAGATGTCGGCCGAAACAGGGTTCATTATTTGTTGTAGGAGACCCTAAACAAGCGATTTATCGTTTTCGTCGTGCAGATATAGACATTTATAATAAAGTAAAAGAATTGATAGGTAATCAAGGTGGAGAAATATTAGAATTAACAATGAATTTTCGAACTTTAGATTCGGTAACAAACTCATTAAATTCATTTTTTGAAGAAAAATTACCTATTCAAGCGACAGAATATCAAGCTGCTTTTAAGCCATTACATGCCTATTTTAATGACAATCATTCTACTTTTTCAGGAATATATCAATCGATAATACCAAAAGAATATGTAAATAAGGAAGAAATGATCCAATTCGATGCTTTTCAAATAGCTGAAACCATTAATAAGATGATTCATCAAGGACATCAGCCTAAAGAGTTTATGATTTTGACAAGATATAATGAGAATTTAGAAGTTTATTATCAGGCACTTTTAGAAAATAACATCCCTGCACATTTGAGTGGTGAAATAACATTAGCAAATATGACGGAATTTCAGGAACTTTTTCATCTTGTTGAGTTTGTAAAAGATCCAACTAATACTGTTCAGTTACTTGCGGTACTTAGAGGTCCTTTCTTTGGTGTGAGTGATCAGGAACTATTTGAATGGAAGTACAGTGGTGGTAGCTTTGATATTTATTGGACACCAAGTGAAGATAATGTTGTCGAATCTACATTTGATTTTCTTCAAGCGTTTGAACGGCTTCAAACATACGTAAATTGGAAATATCAATATTCTCCGGCTACAGTGGTAGAGAAAATGATCGAGGATATTGGTTTCTATCCATTGCTGTTATTAAAAGGCTATGGAAAAAATGAATGCCAACATTTAAACTCTATTATCACCACGATTCGATCAGCAAGTACTTTTTATGAAGCAGCAGAATTACTAAAAGAATTGATTTTTACAAAACGTTTAGTACTCAATATGGATGTTGGGGCAAATGCTGTTCGAATAATGAATGTCCATAAATCGAAGGGACTGGAAGCGGAGATTGTTTTCCTAGCAAATCCCGTTAAAAAAATTGATGTGAAGGAGCGTATCTCCTTACATATTAAACGAACAAATACAACTTCATATGGTTATTTTATTGTTCAAAAATCAAACGGATTCCAAACTAAGATGATCGCTTGTCCACCAGAGTGGAGTATTCATCAAACAGAAGAATACAAATATTTGATTGAGGAAGAAACACGGATCGTATATGTAGCAGCGACTCGAGCGGAAAAGGCATTAATTATTAGTACAAGCGAGAAAACTAATAAGAAAAATCCATGGAATGAACTAGTGTTTGCTGTACAACCAAATCGAATTCAAGTCGATGATATCATGGAAAGTGAAATAACTGAACAAGAGGTCCAAAGGAAGATTAATGTTAGCAATGATTATATTAATGAATTAGGTATGTGGATTAATAAACATATTCAGCCAACATATGCTACGTATAGTCCTACAGATGAAAAAGATGATATCTATCAATTAGATATTGACCGTGAAAAAGGCGGTGGAATGCTTTGGGGAACACTTATCCACGAAGCTTTCGAGAAGCTAATAAGAGGCATGAAAATTGAAAACCATATCGAAGACTTGCTACAAAAATATGGTTTTTCACTACAACGGAAGCAAGAGGTCTATCAAAGTATACAAAGCTTTAAACATACAAAAATATGGGATCAGCTACAGACAGCCGAAATTGTTTTAACAGAAGTCCCATTTAATGTTCGATTATCGAGTGAAGATCCATTATACAAGAAAATACGAAAGAGTAAAGATCAACAGTATCCATTGCTAGTTAAAGGTGTGATTGATTTAGCATATCAATATAAAGGAAATTGGTATATTGTTGATTATAAAACCGATCGTTCAAAAGACAGAGAGGGTATTGTACGCTTAACCTCCTATTATGAGCATCAAATAGCCTTGTATCGTGAATTATGGGAAAGAATCATGCATACCTCTGTTCATCAAACACTCCTTTATTTCGTATTTACAGATGACATATGTATTGTATAA
- a CDS encoding DUF5634 family protein, with translation MDYINRETLIDQMTNQMQLLMDHYGLEDIGIYEEEGAGNDYYLGYTVRKDGKVFMLNMPYMKDEFGRLTLKNREWTIQSDDGELKGFHSLDEVFNKGLF, from the coding sequence ATGGACTATATCAATAGAGAAACCTTAATAGACCAGATGACTAATCAAATGCAGCTTTTAATGGATCATTATGGACTCGAGGATATCGGTATATATGAAGAAGAAGGGGCAGGAAATGACTATTATCTGGGGTATACTGTGCGTAAGGATGGAAAAGTTTTTATGCTAAATATGCCTTATATGAAGGATGAATTTGGTAGGCTTACTTTAAAAAATAGGGAATGGACCATTCAATCAGACGATGGAGAGTTAAAAGGGTTTCATAGTTTGGATGAAGTTTTTAATAAGGGTCTTTTCTAA
- a CDS encoding class I SAM-dependent methyltransferase, translating to MDNKSDVQKQFGSTARSYVTSEIHQKGKDLQLLLAISEITGEENLLDIATGGGHTANLFAPHVKHVTALDLTQPMLQEAEKFIKGNGHKNVEFVQGDAEQLPFSDQTFDIVTCRIAPHHFPNIEKFIYEAYRVLKNEGYFLLDDNVTPESDEQDQFYNTVEKLRDYSHFRAWKKTEWLKMLELQGFLVEELYRFEKTFEFDSWCNRMKLSKTSKDEITNLMLNSSQETKKRFHIKIKGQSILSFKGEAIIIKARKAF from the coding sequence ATGGATAATAAATCAGATGTTCAAAAACAATTCGGTAGTACAGCTCGTTCATATGTTACAAGTGAAATTCATCAAAAGGGGAAAGATTTGCAATTATTATTAGCAATTTCCGAAATTACAGGAGAAGAAAATTTGCTTGATATTGCAACGGGTGGCGGACATACAGCAAATTTATTTGCTCCACATGTAAAGCATGTTACTGCTTTAGATTTAACCCAGCCAATGCTCCAAGAAGCAGAAAAGTTTATAAAGGGGAACGGCCATAAAAACGTAGAGTTTGTTCAAGGAGATGCTGAGCAACTGCCTTTTAGTGACCAAACCTTTGATATAGTGACCTGTAGAATTGCACCGCATCATTTTCCAAATATCGAAAAGTTCATTTATGAAGCTTACCGCGTATTAAAAAATGAAGGCTATTTTTTACTCGATGACAATGTTACACCAGAAAGTGACGAACAGGATCAATTTTATAATACGGTAGAAAAATTGAGGGATTATAGCCATTTTCGAGCATGGAAAAAAACTGAATGGTTAAAGATGCTTGAATTACAGGGATTTTTAGTAGAGGAATTGTACCGTTTTGAGAAAACATTTGAATTTGATTCATGGTGCAATCGTATGAAATTAAGTAAAACAAGTAAAGACGAAATTACAAATCTGATGCTCAATAGTTCTCAAGAAACAAAGAAACGGTTTCATATTAAAATAAAAGGTCAATCCATTCTTTCATTTAAAGGTGAAGCAATCATAATTAAGGCAAGAAAAGCATTTTGA
- a CDS encoding anthranilate synthase component II, protein MILIIDNYDSFTYNLVQYIKQIGIEVKVVRNDQIAIAEIEQLNPEFILLSPGPGNPDHAGICIEVVKHFFNKIPILGVCLGHQVIAQAFGGKIIKAKRPMHGKTSFITHDGKSIFSGLENSFKVTRYHSLIVEEKSLSQDLDITSKSEDGEIMGIRHRQYKVEGIQFHPEAILTENGLKMIQNFFQPNEKFLINH, encoded by the coding sequence ATGATACTTATAATAGATAATTATGATTCATTTACATATAACTTAGTTCAATATATTAAACAAATAGGAATAGAAGTAAAAGTTGTTAGAAATGACCAAATAGCAATAGCCGAAATTGAACAATTAAATCCTGAATTTATACTACTTTCACCAGGACCGGGTAATCCAGATCATGCTGGTATATGCATTGAGGTAGTCAAACACTTCTTTAATAAAATTCCAATCTTAGGTGTCTGTTTAGGACATCAGGTTATTGCTCAGGCATTTGGCGGAAAAATCATAAAAGCTAAAAGACCCATGCATGGCAAAACATCATTTATCACTCATGATGGGAAGTCGATTTTTTCGGGTTTAGAGAATTCCTTTAAAGTGACTCGGTACCACTCTTTGATCGTAGAAGAAAAATCCCTCTCTCAGGATTTGGATATAACTTCCAAATCGGAAGATGGAGAGATTATGGGAATTCGACACAGGCAATATAAGGTAGAAGGTATTCAATTCCATCCAGAAGCCATTTTAACTGAGAATGGGCTGAAGATGATTCAAAATTTTTTTCAGCCAAATGAAAAATTCTTAATTAATCATTAA
- a CDS encoding YndM family protein encodes MKHIKAMGIKFVATLVVLFVILGLIFGMSFTNFVFISLVLSVASYLVGDIGILPRTNNTVATIADFGLSLLFIWFLSAALTRENATALFLISLVSASAISLFEMAFHKYVSSYTFDRQSEEFLPKHRNFHHYQTEASKEITPEIEKNRDNK; translated from the coding sequence ATGAAGCATATTAAAGCAATGGGGATTAAATTTGTAGCTACTCTTGTGGTCCTATTTGTCATTTTAGGATTAATTTTCGGGATGTCATTCACTAATTTCGTATTTATTTCACTTGTTTTATCTGTAGCATCCTACCTAGTTGGTGATATAGGTATATTACCAAGAACAAACAATACGGTTGCTACGATTGCAGACTTCGGTTTAAGCTTGCTCTTTATTTGGTTCTTATCGGCAGCACTAACTCGAGAAAATGCAACTGCACTATTTCTAATTTCACTTGTTTCAGCTTCTGCAATATCACTCTTTGAAATGGCTTTTCATAAATATGTATCATCCTATACATTTGATCGACAATCTGAAGAATTTTTGCCTAAACACCGTAATTTTCACCATTATCAAACGGAAGCCTCAAAAGAAATCACACCAGAAATCGAAAAAAATAGGGATAATAAATAA
- a CDS encoding Fur-regulated basic protein FbpA, producing the protein MTAEKELKKRDIIDQLLNKGIYKSNNKQLYELSLYDLKSIYNEIIVGKSS; encoded by the coding sequence ATGACAGCAGAAAAAGAGCTAAAGAAGCGAGATATTATCGATCAGCTTCTTAATAAAGGAATTTATAAATCAAATAATAAACAACTGTATGAATTATCATTATATGATTTAAAGAGTATATATAATGAAATAATCGTTGGAAAATCAAGCTAG